The Bradysia coprophila strain Holo2 unplaced genomic scaffold, BU_Bcop_v1 contig_151, whole genome shotgun sequence genome contains a region encoding:
- the LOC119074898 gene encoding protein GUCD1, translating to MSNEQNTLPPFIEHVLVHYTQNSTWDCGLSCIIMVLKDNERIQFLCNFSAICSEERIERSTWSIDLCYILRRFNVRHRYLTQMIGINPNHERNDYYDKILNKDSERVLDKFDRAKAMGIVIEQKTANNRLLIDHLANHGPIILLINSGLLNCDSCKTNRLSNELRTCFPFPYAPAYTGHYIVLCGYNLHSRKFLYRNPIMKDHVCMMSFDKMTDARIADGTDEDILLIFND from the exons AACAAAACACTCTTCCACCGTTTATCGAACATGTCCTCGTACATTACACGCAAAATTCGACATGGGACTGCGGATTATCTTGCATCATTATGGTACTGAAAGACAACGAACGCATCCAATTCCTATGCAATTTTTCAGCAATTTGCAGCGAGGAGCGAATCGAAAGAAGCACCTGGAGCATCGACCTGTGCTACATTCTGCGAAGATTCAATGTTCGTCACAGATATTTGACACAAATGATTGGAATTAATCCGAATCACGAGCGCAACGATTACTATGACAAAATTCTGAACAAAGATTCCGAACGGGTTCTGGATAAATTCGATCGGGCTAAGGCCATGGGTATCGTGATTGAGCAAAAGACGGCGAACAATCGTTTGCTTATCGATCATTTGGCGAATCATGGACCAATCATTTTGCTGATTAATTCTGGACTGTTGAATTGCGATTCGTGTAAAACGAATCGACTGTCCAACGAACTAAG GACATGCTTTCCATTTCCATATGCTCCAGCCTATACCGGACATTACATCGTTTTGTGTGGTTACAATTTACATTCGCGAAAGTTTCTTTATCGGAATCCCATCATGAAAGATC ATGTTTGCATGATGTCTTTTGACAAGATGACTGATGCCCGTATAGCTGATGGTACGGATGaagatattttattaattttcaatgacTAA